Proteins from a genomic interval of Undibacterium parvum:
- the prpB gene encoding methylisocitrate lyase yields MSQYSAGAAFRKAMQEESPLQVVGAINANHALLAKRAGFKAIYLSGGGVAAGSLGLPDLGISNLDDVLTDVRRITDVCDLPLLVDVDTGFGSSAFNVARTVKSMIKFGAAAIHIEDQVGAKRCGHRPGKEIVSKQEMVDRIKAAVDARTDENFVIMARTDALAVEGLESAIERALACVEAGADMIFPEAITELAMYKQFASAVKVPILANITEFGATPLYTVEELAAVDVGLVLYPLSAFRAMNKAAENVYGAIRRDGTQKNVVDTMQTRMELYERINYHDFEQKLDALFIQQKAK; encoded by the coding sequence ATGAGCCAATACTCCGCAGGTGCCGCCTTCCGCAAGGCGATGCAAGAAGAATCTCCGCTACAAGTGGTTGGTGCGATTAATGCCAATCATGCCTTGCTGGCCAAACGCGCTGGATTTAAGGCGATCTATCTCTCCGGTGGCGGCGTTGCTGCCGGTTCGCTGGGCTTGCCGGATCTGGGTATTTCCAATCTCGATGATGTGCTGACCGATGTGCGCCGCATCACTGATGTCTGCGATCTGCCTTTGCTGGTCGACGTCGATACCGGTTTTGGCTCATCCGCCTTTAACGTGGCGCGTACCGTCAAATCCATGATCAAGTTCGGCGCCGCCGCCATCCATATTGAAGACCAGGTCGGTGCCAAACGTTGTGGTCACCGCCCAGGCAAAGAGATCGTTAGCAAGCAAGAGATGGTCGATCGTATCAAGGCGGCGGTGGATGCGCGTACTGATGAGAATTTCGTCATCATGGCACGTACCGATGCGCTGGCGGTGGAAGGTCTGGAGTCAGCCATAGAACGCGCTTTGGCTTGCGTGGAGGCCGGTGCCGATATGATTTTCCCTGAGGCGATTACTGAACTGGCGATGTACAAGCAGTTCGCCAGTGCCGTGAAGGTGCCTATCCTGGCCAATATCACCGAATTCGGTGCTACCCCTTTATACACGGTGGAAGAGTTAGCCGCGGTCGATGTTGGTCTGGTGCTGTATCCCTTGTCCGCTTTCCGTGCCATGAACAAGGCGGCTGAAAACGTCTATGGCGCGATCCGCCGCGACGGTACTCAGAAAAATGTGGTCGACACCATGCAGACCCGTATGGAATTGTACGAGCGCATCAACTACCATGATT
- the prpR gene encoding propionate catabolism operon regulatory protein PrpR, with amino-acid sequence MKHSPPIIRDSRESNDKPVIWTVSISRLFDLFRDIMLEYDVSAEIEPIHLGFEEAAQYIRERLQTERCDAVIAAGSNGAYLKSRLPIPVIIAKASGFDVMQALARARQVSPEIGLVTYQETMPELVEFKNTFGFKLEQRTYVTEEDAKAQIRELKSSGIKAVVGAGLITDLAEEAGLTGIFMYSATSIRLAFDDALEIARITRLEAARGRQNPAAESLRARHSIKDLRGESETMQNLRHSIMLFAKSPATVLLQGETGTGKELAAQAIHSESPRARQAFVAVNCGALAESLLESELFGYEEGAFTGARRGGHAGLFETAHRGSLFLDEIGEMPLSLQTRLLRVLEEREVVRVGGVRPIPVDVRIISATHCDLESRMREGRFRTDLFYRLAVLRLHIPALRERQDDLVPLAVWCLKHALAAMGARPHPNLQAEVEACSELFRQYPWPGNVREMRNMMERLALFLAAEPLQALTPSFVAKITPEMLSIVNSTPPNIAPEEVQSLVAVMEKFNHNRERVAEYLGISRTTLWRRLAQLKNKNNMS; translated from the coding sequence ATGAAACACAGCCCGCCTATAATCAGAGACAGCAGAGAAAGCAACGACAAGCCCGTCATCTGGACCGTTTCTATCTCGCGCCTGTTTGATCTGTTTCGCGATATCATGCTCGAATACGATGTCAGCGCCGAGATAGAACCTATCCATCTGGGCTTTGAAGAGGCTGCCCAATACATACGCGAACGCCTGCAGACCGAGCGCTGCGATGCGGTGATTGCGGCAGGTTCCAACGGTGCTTACCTAAAGAGTCGCCTACCAATACCCGTGATCATCGCCAAAGCTAGTGGCTTTGATGTGATGCAAGCTTTAGCCCGAGCCCGCCAGGTCTCGCCCGAAATTGGCCTAGTCACGTATCAGGAAACCATGCCGGAACTGGTCGAGTTTAAAAACACCTTCGGCTTCAAGCTAGAACAGCGCACCTACGTCACCGAAGAAGATGCCAAGGCGCAAATCAGGGAGTTAAAAAGCAGCGGCATTAAAGCCGTGGTCGGCGCCGGACTCATTACCGATCTGGCCGAAGAAGCTGGTCTGACCGGTATCTTCATGTATTCGGCCACATCGATCCGACTGGCCTTCGACGACGCACTGGAAATCGCCCGCATCACGCGACTCGAAGCGGCGCGCGGCAGGCAAAATCCGGCCGCTGAATCGCTCAGGGCGCGCCACAGCATCAAGGATTTGCGCGGAGAATCAGAGACCATGCAGAACTTGCGGCATTCCATCATGCTGTTTGCCAAGTCGCCGGCCACCGTCTTATTGCAAGGAGAAACCGGCACCGGCAAAGAATTGGCAGCCCAGGCCATACACAGCGAGAGTCCACGCGCGCGCCAAGCTTTTGTTGCCGTCAATTGCGGTGCGCTGGCCGAGTCTTTGCTCGAGTCTGAGCTGTTTGGTTACGAAGAAGGCGCCTTCACAGGAGCTAGGCGTGGCGGCCACGCCGGTTTGTTTGAAACGGCGCATAGAGGCAGCCTGTTTCTGGACGAAATCGGCGAAATGCCGCTGAGTCTACAAACCCGCTTGCTGCGCGTACTGGAAGAGCGTGAAGTGGTCAGGGTGGGCGGCGTACGCCCTATTCCCGTCGATGTTCGAATTATCAGCGCCACCCACTGCGATCTGGAAAGCCGCATGCGTGAAGGCCGTTTTCGCACCGATCTGTTTTATCGTTTAGCCGTATTACGACTCCACATCCCTGCCCTGCGCGAACGCCAGGACGATCTGGTGCCCTTGGCAGTATGGTGCCTGAAACATGCCTTGGCCGCCATGGGCGCCCGCCCCCACCCCAATTTGCAGGCCGAGGTGGAGGCCTGCAGTGAGTTGTTCAGGCAATATCCATGGCCAGGCAATGTACGCGAAATGCGCAATATGATGGAGCGCCTCGCCTTGTTTCTAGCGGCCGAGCCCTTGCAAGCCCTGACACCAAGCTTTGTCGCAAAAATCACACCTGAAATGTTAAGTATCGTCAATTCAACGCCTCCCAACATTGCCCCCGAAGAAGTGCAATCCTTAGTTGCCGTCATGGAAAAATTCAATCACAACAGAGAGCGCGTCGCCGAATACTTAGGAATCAGCCGCACCACGCTGTGGCGACGCCTCGCGCAACTGAAAAACAAGAACAACATGAGCTGA
- a CDS encoding response regulator transcription factor: MNTEHTPKKLLIVDDSKVSRMVIKAHVLAKHEDWKIIEAASGDAAVLLVDQDTPDYCTMDINMPGILGTDAAEQILAKHPSMRIVIFSANIQESFQNRAMALGATFVAKPVTEKSIAHALAHFAGE; this comes from the coding sequence ATGAACACCGAGCACACTCCAAAAAAACTGCTGATTGTTGACGACAGCAAGGTATCGCGCATGGTCATCAAGGCGCACGTCTTGGCTAAACACGAAGACTGGAAAATTATTGAAGCGGCCAGCGGCGATGCTGCCGTACTGCTAGTTGACCAAGACACCCCCGACTACTGCACCATGGACATCAATATGCCAGGCATTTTGGGCACCGATGCAGCCGAACAAATTTTAGCCAAACATCCGTCCATGCGCATCGTGATTTTTTCGGCGAACATACAAGAAAGCTTTCAAAACCGTGCCATGGCATTGGGTGCGACCTTTGTCGCCAAACCGGTCACAGAAAAATCGATAGCGCATGCCCTTGCCCATTTTGCAGGTGAATAA
- a CDS encoding chemotaxis protein CheC, which translates to MDSLSELHLDALTEVFNVGAGRAAASLSEIVGDEVKLSVPSIEVKKSSEADSSVIALNSARFGAVSQQFSGPFDAEAVLLFTEDHALEIVRDMMGSQMSIEELAEFEQEAMCELGNIILNACLSAMADMLSISLNSSLPTYRIATTEEIFKGISNSTDQPYILVLHIDLTIEKRHSEGHLIFLLSSKSLRNLVVQIDRFLGAI; encoded by the coding sequence ATGGATAGCCTGAGCGAACTCCATCTCGATGCGCTGACTGAAGTATTCAATGTCGGTGCTGGTCGTGCGGCGGCTAGCCTCTCCGAAATCGTCGGTGACGAAGTCAAACTCTCGGTGCCATCGATAGAAGTAAAGAAAAGCTCGGAGGCCGATAGCTCTGTGATTGCACTTAACAGCGCCAGATTTGGTGCGGTCAGTCAGCAATTCTCCGGCCCTTTTGACGCCGAAGCGGTACTCTTGTTTACCGAAGATCATGCGCTAGAGATCGTGCGCGACATGATGGGCTCACAAATGAGCATAGAAGAACTGGCCGAGTTTGAACAGGAGGCCATGTGCGAACTAGGCAATATCATCCTCAACGCCTGCCTCTCAGCCATGGCAGACATGCTCAGCATCTCGCTCAACAGCTCATTGCCCACGTATAGAATCGCCACCACAGAAGAGATCTTCAAGGGCATCAGCAACAGCACCGATCAACCTTACATTTTGGTTTTGCACATAGATCTGACGATAGAAAAACGTCACTCGGAAGGTCACCTCATTTTCTTGCTGAGCTCCAAGTCATTACGCAATCTGGTGGTACAAATAGACCGTTTTCTAGGGGCAATTTAG
- a CDS encoding GGDEF domain-containing protein → MATTQLSGVNPADILKLISMGLIVVDSEENILLWNDWVAKSSGIPEDQALHKKITEAFKESPTPAFLSALRNSLSYGLPAVLSNALHRSPLALYAADADQEKQRIHQSIAITVLAQADGKRCCLIQISDSSNSIKREKMLRSHSEILKRDATTDSLTGIYNRRFFDEHYKMALGVSIRQKLPLSVFMVDIDFFKEYNDYYGHPQGDKALISVAQTLKAQLARATDVLARYGGEEFILILPNMPQDHALPFAERLRAAIWDASIPHLKSKIASQLSISIGVSTYDQINHGDVKSLVQSADSALYEAKQQGRNRVAFFAPAADHPQKN, encoded by the coding sequence GTGGCGACGACGCAACTTTCCGGGGTTAATCCTGCCGACATACTTAAGCTCATCAGTATGGGTTTGATCGTGGTCGATAGCGAAGAAAATATACTCTTATGGAATGACTGGGTCGCTAAAAGCAGCGGCATCCCCGAAGATCAAGCGCTCCACAAAAAAATCACCGAGGCGTTTAAAGAATCGCCTACGCCGGCATTTTTATCGGCTTTGCGCAACAGCCTAAGTTACGGACTACCAGCAGTCTTATCCAATGCCCTGCATCGTTCGCCGCTGGCTTTGTATGCCGCCGATGCAGATCAAGAAAAGCAAAGGATACATCAATCGATAGCGATCACAGTGCTGGCGCAAGCCGATGGCAAGCGCTGCTGCCTGATACAGATTTCCGATTCCAGCAACTCCATCAAACGCGAGAAAATGTTGCGCTCGCATTCAGAAATTTTGAAACGCGATGCCACCACCGATAGTCTCACCGGCATCTATAACCGGCGCTTTTTTGATGAGCATTACAAGATGGCCTTGGGAGTATCCATACGCCAAAAACTGCCCTTATCGGTCTTCATGGTGGACATCGATTTCTTTAAAGAATACAACGATTACTATGGACACCCCCAAGGTGATAAAGCCTTGATCAGCGTGGCGCAGACCTTAAAAGCACAATTAGCCCGCGCGACTGATGTACTGGCGCGCTATGGCGGCGAAGAGTTCATCCTGATTTTGCCGAATATGCCGCAAGATCATGCCCTGCCCTTTGCCGAACGACTAAGAGCTGCGATCTGGGATGCCAGCATCCCGCATTTAAAATCGAAAATCGCCAGCCAATTGAGTATCAGCATAGGCGTCAGCACCTACGATCAAATCAATCATGGCGATGTTAAATCACTCGTACAATCGGCCGATAGCGCATTGTATGAAGCGAAACAACAAGGACGTAATCGCGTTGCATTTTTTGCACCGGCCGCCGACCATCCTCAGAAAAATTAA
- a CDS encoding sensor histidine kinase, whose protein sequence is MPKKNRSGTLSLRNAIALGIALGILLPALLIGPLVAQQSYTAEYDVRVRGPLRQYASMLEQTMAPLVWNVDTQAAQTFINSVMQNPDVVSIVVEDASSGSFVRADRPERGGDGLIREVRAIKWNEVSIGKVTIKMSDKLVRAEYLQSMYKLIAALLFQLLISFVLVLLLFQRRIMHPVRQLQEDVDRLGEGQLEYAVQAAREDELGDLAHGVDAMRLKLDDLIKQQAALNASLEQRVTDRTLALHTSNAELGSTLESLRNAQMEIQRSERLAALGSLVAGVAHELNTPIGNSVTVASTLHELSAEFKEKMEHGLTRSTLTNYVDRSSQACDILLRNLTIADDLIGSFKRVAVDRTSAQRRQFMLDEVVKETLLTMATSFKGNLHEIKLEIPPEIKMDSYPGPFGQILSNLVNNAMLHAFAEHPQTEQTGQVVITAELLNDTPDEQVQLIVSDNGSGIAEDNLGRIFDPFFTTKLGRGGSGLGLNIVYNIVSDVLGGSIRVESRLGLGTRFILRLPLHAPSSAESSPYQLS, encoded by the coding sequence ATGCCAAAAAAAAATCGCTCCGGTACGCTCTCCCTCAGAAATGCCATCGCCCTGGGCATAGCCCTAGGCATACTCTTGCCCGCCTTACTGATAGGCCCCTTGGTGGCACAACAAAGCTATACGGCGGAATACGATGTGCGGGTACGCGGTCCTTTGCGCCAATACGCCAGCATGCTAGAACAAACCATGGCACCGCTAGTCTGGAACGTCGACACCCAGGCCGCGCAAACCTTCATCAATTCGGTCATGCAAAATCCTGACGTGGTCAGCATCGTGGTAGAAGATGCCTCGTCTGGCAGTTTTGTGCGTGCCGATAGGCCAGAACGCGGTGGCGATGGTCTGATACGCGAAGTACGCGCAATTAAATGGAATGAAGTCTCGATAGGTAAAGTCACTATCAAGATGAGCGACAAACTGGTCAGGGCCGAATACCTACAAAGTATGTATAAACTGATCGCGGCATTATTGTTTCAGTTATTGATTTCCTTCGTACTGGTACTGCTGCTGTTTCAACGTCGCATCATGCACCCGGTGCGCCAACTGCAAGAGGATGTAGACCGGCTAGGCGAAGGTCAGCTCGAATATGCGGTACAAGCAGCGCGCGAAGATGAATTAGGGGATCTGGCACACGGAGTTGACGCGATGCGCCTAAAACTCGATGATCTCATCAAACAACAGGCGGCCTTGAATGCCAGCTTAGAGCAGCGCGTTACCGACCGCACTCTGGCCTTGCACACCTCGAATGCAGAGTTAGGCAGTACTTTAGAAAGTTTGCGCAATGCCCAAATGGAAATTCAACGCTCTGAACGTTTGGCTGCACTAGGTTCTTTAGTGGCCGGTGTCGCGCATGAACTCAATACCCCAATAGGCAATAGCGTCACCGTAGCCAGTACACTGCATGAACTGAGTGCCGAATTTAAAGAGAAGATGGAACATGGCTTAACCCGCTCCACGCTCACGAATTATGTCGACAGAAGCAGCCAAGCTTGCGATATTTTATTGCGCAATCTGACCATCGCAGATGATTTGATCGGTAGTTTTAAACGTGTTGCAGTTGATAGAACCAGTGCCCAGCGCCGCCAATTCATGCTCGATGAGGTGGTAAAAGAAACCTTGCTGACAATGGCGACCAGTTTCAAAGGGAATCTTCACGAGATAAAACTGGAGATACCGCCGGAAATTAAAATGGATTCCTACCCAGGACCTTTCGGACAAATTCTGAGTAACCTGGTCAATAATGCGATGTTGCACGCGTTTGCCGAGCATCCGCAAACGGAGCAAACAGGACAAGTCGTGATCACTGCTGAGCTGCTCAACGATACGCCAGACGAACAAGTACAACTGATAGTCAGCGACAATGGTTCGGGTATCGCGGAAGACAACTTAGGACGTATTTTCGATCCGTTTTTCACCACCAAACTCGGACGCGGTGGTAGCGGACTTGGCTTAAATATTGTCTACAACATAGTCAGTGATGTGCTCGGCGGCAGCATACGGGTAGAGAGTCGCCTGGGACTAGGTACGCGTTTCATCTTACGCCTACCGTTACACGCACCGAGTAGCGCCGAGAGCTCACCTTACCAACTAAGCTAA
- a CDS encoding lipocalin family protein, with the protein MKIIPLARTALLLISSAVFILSLSACASSKQAPLATVSSVDLARYQGKWYQVALLPNRFQAMCVADTQAEYQPDADAIHVINRCRKIDGSIEIAEGVAKVVPESGNSKLRVSFFRPFYGNYWILALDPNYQWVLVGEPGRKYGWVLSRTAVLPAATLNTILDKAASLGYQRSDFHLSPQTTPLD; encoded by the coding sequence ATGAAAATAATACCCTTGGCACGAACTGCATTACTTCTAATCAGCAGCGCGGTATTCATCCTATCACTGAGCGCCTGTGCCAGTAGCAAGCAAGCGCCCTTAGCCACGGTGAGCTCGGTCGATCTGGCACGCTATCAGGGAAAATGGTATCAGGTGGCGTTACTACCAAATCGTTTTCAAGCCATGTGCGTGGCCGACACTCAGGCGGAATATCAGCCTGATGCTGACGCGATTCACGTCATCAACCGCTGTCGTAAAATCGATGGCAGTATAGAAATTGCTGAAGGTGTCGCAAAAGTAGTGCCGGAAAGTGGCAACAGCAAACTGCGCGTCAGCTTTTTCCGTCCGTTTTACGGCAATTATTGGATACTGGCCTTAGATCCCAACTACCAATGGGTCTTAGTCGGCGAACCTGGCAGAAAGTATGGCTGGGTATTATCACGCACGGCTGTTTTACCAGCAGCCACACTCAATACAATCTTAGATAAAGCGGCAAGCCTAGGCTACCAGCGCAGTGATTTCCACCTAAGTCCGCAGACAACGCCGCTTGATTAA
- a CDS encoding YfcC family protein → MFKKIRMPNTFVLLFSLLALIALSTWLVPGGKYETHIVNGKSLINPASFHYITSNPQGPVALMMAPIKGFVEAALIIGFVLIVGGAFAVLQKTEAIDSMIKSVAKAHTHSRLVRATIIPIFVTLFSLGGATFGMAEEAIPFVMIFIPLALALGYDSIVGVSIPFIGSQIGFAAAFLNPFNVGIAQGIAGVPVFSGIGFRLLVWFLATSVTIVFLMWYAARIKKNPALSPTFEIDEEKRKHLQSNDLAAFSGMTRVHKAVLWLFLATLAGMVVGVVKYDWFINEIAALFLLMALIVGVVGRLSSDEFVSAFMQGAKDLVTTALVIALARGTMILARDAHIIDTMLYSLMPLVQSANPVFAAHKMFVIQSVINFFIHSGSGQAALTMPIMAPLADLVGVSRQTAVLAFQFGEFTTPMIPTSGITVGVLALAGIPWTTWAKWMIPLQLMYFVLALALLALACQLNW, encoded by the coding sequence GTGTTTAAAAAAATAAGAATGCCAAATACCTTCGTTTTGTTGTTTTCCTTGCTGGCCTTGATCGCACTGTCGACCTGGCTGGTACCGGGCGGCAAATATGAAACCCACATTGTCAATGGAAAAAGTCTGATTAATCCAGCTTCGTTTCACTACATCACCAGCAATCCACAAGGGCCGGTGGCACTGATGATGGCTCCAATTAAAGGCTTTGTCGAGGCCGCTTTGATTATCGGTTTCGTTTTAATTGTCGGCGGTGCTTTTGCAGTCTTGCAAAAAACTGAAGCGATAGACTCGATGATCAAATCGGTGGCGAAGGCGCATACCCATTCGCGCTTGGTCAGGGCGACAATCATTCCTATCTTCGTTACTTTGTTCTCCCTGGGCGGTGCCACCTTCGGAATGGCAGAGGAAGCAATCCCTTTCGTGATGATTTTTATTCCCCTGGCGCTGGCGCTGGGCTATGACTCTATCGTTGGCGTCTCCATTCCATTTATCGGTTCGCAAATTGGTTTTGCGGCGGCATTTCTGAATCCTTTTAACGTAGGGATAGCGCAAGGAATTGCCGGTGTGCCGGTGTTTTCCGGTATCGGCTTTAGGTTACTAGTTTGGTTTTTGGCGACCTCAGTGACCATCGTTTTTTTGATGTGGTATGCCGCTAGAATCAAGAAAAATCCCGCGCTCAGTCCTACATTTGAGATTGATGAGGAAAAACGCAAGCATTTACAAAGCAATGATCTAGCCGCATTTTCTGGCATGACGCGTGTACACAAGGCGGTGTTGTGGTTATTTTTGGCGACACTGGCGGGTATGGTGGTCGGCGTAGTGAAATACGATTGGTTTATCAATGAAATCGCTGCCTTGTTTTTGCTGATGGCACTCATAGTCGGCGTGGTCGGCCGCTTGAGTAGCGATGAGTTTGTCAGCGCTTTTATGCAAGGCGCCAAGGATCTGGTGACGACCGCATTAGTAATCGCTTTGGCGCGTGGCACCATGATCTTGGCGCGCGACGCCCATATCATCGATACCATGTTGTATTCCCTGATGCCCTTGGTGCAGTCAGCCAACCCAGTTTTTGCCGCGCACAAGATGTTTGTGATTCAATCGGTGATTAATTTTTTCATACACTCCGGTAGTGGCCAGGCCGCGCTCACCATGCCGATTATGGCGCCCTTGGCTGATCTGGTCGGTGTGTCACGCCAAACTGCAGTGCTGGCGTTTCAGTTCGGTGAATTTACCACCCCGATGATCCCCACTTCAGGTATCACGGTGGGTGTATTGGCGTTGGCTGGCATACCCTGGACTACCTGGGCCAAATGGATGATACCGCTACAACTGATGTATTTTGTACTGGCCTTGGCTTTGCTGGCGCTGGCGTGTCAATTGAACTGGTAA
- a CDS encoding succinylglutamate desuccinylase/aspartoacylase family protein, with the protein MRTQPHLLPVKSSGTSRELISLHYGNASSGKKVYIQSSLHADEIPGMLVMQYLRKQLEQLEADGEIVGEIVLVPIANPIGLDQEIHGAAFGRFDLSTGINFNRGYLHLSSQLISALGDQLGADSKENVRLIRQQAMRILQQWQAVSETEYLKKTLQTLAVDADIVLDLHCDNQAVMHLYTGTPLLAATQPLAAYLGAQALLTSVLSGDDPFDETCSRHWWELAQHFGEGIPIPSACLAVTVELRGETEVCHELARSDAAAIIAFLQHAGHIGGEVPIMPQALCKATPLEGVEPIVAAHAGILVFTKAVGEWVAAGESIGDLVDPLSGEQTPLLATVSGILFARVARRYAQGGMRVAKIAGEQAFRTGNLLSL; encoded by the coding sequence ATGCGTACGCAACCTCACTTGCTACCAGTGAAAAGCTCGGGAACCTCCCGCGAATTGATTAGCCTGCATTATGGCAATGCCAGCAGCGGAAAAAAAGTCTATATCCAATCGTCTTTACATGCCGACGAAATACCTGGCATGTTGGTAATGCAGTACCTGCGCAAACAATTGGAGCAACTGGAAGCCGATGGTGAGATTGTTGGCGAAATCGTGTTGGTGCCTATCGCCAATCCTATCGGCTTAGATCAGGAGATTCATGGTGCTGCGTTTGGACGTTTTGATCTCTCTACCGGAATTAATTTTAATCGTGGCTATCTCCATCTGAGCTCACAATTAATCTCGGCCTTAGGTGATCAGCTGGGTGCCGATTCCAAAGAAAACGTGCGCCTGATCCGGCAACAAGCGATGCGCATTCTGCAGCAATGGCAAGCAGTCAGTGAGACTGAGTACCTTAAAAAAACCTTGCAAACTTTGGCGGTCGATGCCGACATCGTGCTCGATCTGCATTGCGATAATCAGGCGGTCATGCATTTGTATACCGGTACTCCTTTACTGGCCGCGACCCAGCCGCTAGCTGCCTATTTGGGGGCGCAAGCTCTACTTACCTCGGTCTTGTCTGGTGATGATCCGTTTGATGAAACCTGTTCGCGTCACTGGTGGGAGCTCGCACAGCATTTTGGTGAAGGGATACCTATTCCCTCGGCTTGCTTAGCGGTTACGGTGGAGTTGCGTGGCGAAACTGAAGTTTGCCATGAACTGGCGCGCTCCGATGCGGCCGCGATCATTGCCTTTTTACAGCATGCTGGCCATATAGGGGGCGAAGTACCCATCATGCCGCAAGCCCTGTGCAAGGCGACACCTTTAGAAGGGGTGGAACCTATCGTGGCCGCGCATGCGGGTATTTTGGTATTCACTAAGGCGGTGGGTGAGTGGGTAGCGGCTGGAGAAAGTATTGGTGATCTGGTCGATCCTCTCAGTGGCGAGCAAACACCGCTACTGGCAACTGTGTCGGGCATATTGTTTGCCCGGGTGGCGCGACGCTATGCGCAAGGCGGTATGCGGGTGGCGAAAATAGCGGGTGAGCAGGCTTTTCGTACCGGTAATTTGCTTTCTTTGTAG